In one Zymobacter palmae genomic region, the following are encoded:
- a CDS encoding zinc-dependent alcohol dehydrogenase family protein gives MPQRAIVHRFGPPQDVVTLEPYVLPDLQPHEVRVRMLASPINPSDLVTIAGQYRMRIPLPFLPGFEGVGCVEAVGSDVKHLALGERVLPVGSAGMWQPFKTVAGEWCMPVRDDLSDIEAATSFVNPVTAWLMLFAEGRLVPGMRLFINGAGSAIGRILIRMANHIGIAPLISTRRAASLQPAHEGLQVEHHLIEEDNDYECQRQASLRDMDIVLDCVGGNEGICWKVGLKRGGLYMHYGLLSGQALPLAFWQQRQDVRYIAFHMRRWLHSASPEARCEVFERVMAWVSQGIACTDHWHECAFETLPQQLLHMASGESLKKRILLFK, from the coding sequence ATGCCGCAGCGCGCTATTGTACATCGTTTTGGCCCACCACAGGATGTGGTCACGCTCGAACCTTACGTCCTGCCTGACCTCCAGCCGCACGAAGTGCGTGTGCGCATGCTGGCTTCTCCCATCAATCCTTCCGATCTGGTCACCATTGCCGGCCAGTACCGTATGCGCATTCCACTGCCTTTCCTGCCCGGGTTTGAAGGGGTGGGATGCGTTGAGGCGGTCGGCTCCGATGTAAAGCACCTTGCCCTCGGCGAGCGCGTGCTTCCTGTTGGCAGCGCGGGCATGTGGCAGCCATTCAAAACCGTTGCGGGCGAGTGGTGCATGCCCGTTCGGGATGATCTCAGCGATATCGAAGCCGCCACCAGCTTCGTGAACCCTGTCACTGCATGGTTGATGTTGTTCGCCGAAGGGCGGTTGGTACCGGGAATGCGGCTCTTCATCAACGGGGCCGGTTCGGCGATCGGGCGTATCCTGATCCGGATGGCCAATCATATTGGTATCGCACCGCTGATCAGTACGCGCCGAGCGGCGTCGCTACAGCCAGCGCATGAAGGTTTACAGGTTGAACATCATCTTATCGAAGAAGATAACGACTACGAGTGCCAGCGTCAGGCGTCTCTGCGAGACATGGACATCGTGCTGGACTGCGTAGGGGGAAACGAGGGCATCTGCTGGAAGGTGGGTCTTAAACGGGGCGGGCTTTACATGCACTATGGGCTGCTGTCAGGGCAGGCACTGCCGCTGGCGTTCTGGCAGCAGCGACAGGACGTGCGTTATATCGCCTTTCACATGCGTCGGTGGTTGCACAGTGCGTCGCCCGAGGCACGCTGTGAGGTGTTCGAACGTGTTATGGCGTGGGTCAGTCAAGGCATTGCATGTACCGACCACTGGCACGAGTGCGCGTTCGAGACGCTGCCTCAGCAGCTTTTGCACATGGCCAGTGGCGAGTCTTTGAAGAAGAGGATCCTGCTGTTCAAGTAG